One genomic window of Numida meleagris isolate 19003 breed g44 Domestic line chromosome 1, NumMel1.0, whole genome shotgun sequence includes the following:
- the RIMKLB gene encoding beta-citrylglutamate synthase B isoform X3, with protein sequence MQKKEIIFIQSVHSKLCLRVNGELITAYPQVVVVRVPTPWVQSDSDITVLRHLEKMGCRLMNRPQAILNCVNKFWTFQELAGHGVPLPDTFSYGGHENFAKMIDEAEVLEFPMVVKNTRGHRGKAVFLARDKHHLADLSHLIRHDAPYLFQKYVKESHGKDVRVIVVGGRVVGTMLRCSTDGRMQSNCSLGGVGMMCSLSEQGKQLAIQVSNILGMDVCGIDLLMKDDGSFYVCEANANVGFIAFDKACNLDVAGIIADYAASLLTPGRLTRRMSLLSVVSTASETSEPELGPPASAVVDNMSASSSSVDSDPETTERELLTKLPGALFNMNQLLANEIKLLVE encoded by the exons gTCTCCGGGTGAACGGGGAGCTTATTACTGCTTACCCACAGGTGGTGGTTGTCCGGGTACCAACACCTTGGGTCCAAAGTGACAGTGATATCACAGTCCTTCGCCATCTAGAGAAGATGGGCTGTCGATTGATGAATCGTCCCCAGGCCATCCTCAACTGTGTCAATAAGTTCTGGACGTTTCAGGAACTTGCTGGTCATGGTGTGCCCCTGCCAGACACTTTTTCATATG GTGGTCATGAGAATTTTGCCAAAATGATTGATGAGGCAGAAGTGCTGGAGTTCCCTATGGTGGTGAAGAACACGCGGGGTCACCGAG GCAAAGCTGTGTTCCTGGCACGAGACAAGCACCATTTGGCAGACCTGAGCCATTTGATCCGTCATGATGCCCCGtacttatttcaaaaatatgttaaaGAGTCCCATGGCAAGGATGTACGTGTCATCGTAGTAGGAGGCCGTGTGGTGGGCACCATGCTCCGTTGCTCTACAGATGGGAGAATGCAGAGTAACTGCTCACTTG GTGGTGTAGGGATGATGTGCTCACTGAGTGAACAAGGCAAGCAACTGGCAATCCAAGTGTCTAACATCCTGGGGATGGACGTGTGCGGCATTGACTTACTGATGAAGGACGACGGTTCATTCTACGTCTGCGAGGCCAATGCAAATGTAGGTTTCATTGCCTTTGACAAGGCTTGTAATCTAGATGTAGCTGGTATCATTGCGGACTATGCCGCTTCTCTCCTAACCCCCGGTCGCTTGACGCGGCGCATGTCCTTACTCTCTGTGGTGTCCACGGCAAGCGAGACTAGCGAGCCAGAGCTGGGCCCTCCAGCTAGTGCCGTTGTCGACAATATGAGTGCTAGCTCCAGCTCTGTCGACAGCGACCCTGAGACCACGGAGAGAGAGTTGCTCACCAAGCTCCCGGGGGCTCTATTCAACATGAACCAGCTATTAGCCAATGAGATCAAACTTCTTGTGGAGTGA